Proteins from a single region of Rubeoparvulum massiliense:
- the glmS gene encoding glutamine--fructose-6-phosphate transaminase (isomerizing), whose protein sequence is MCGIVGYIGPRQAQEVLLRGLERLEYRGYDSAGIAVIQGKSIEVVKGIGRVAALRQRLADHPLTEGTVGIGHTRWATHGAPSERNSHPHYSASRRFVLVHNGIIENYVELKEELIEKGYTFASDTDSEVVAHLLDELYDGDVVRTVQKVIQRLEGAYALGILSVHEPDRLIAVRHASPLVIGAGKGENYIASDISALLEYTRDMIILENGEMAVLTADGVEVMTTAGKPVARTPMHIDWDMKQAEKEGFDHFLIKEIHEQPKAFHDTMSGRVDLATKRIKLENELKMTSADWEKIDRIYVVACGTSYHAGLVGKRVFEQLLRIPVEVEVASEFRYRDVLVTDHTLVIVISQSGETADTLAAMQMIKAKGAKVLAITNVVASSVAREADEVLYTWAGPEISVASTKAYTSQLLVLYMLGLYVAQIRGTLTAETVADYVTHLEQLPAQVEKLLEAGPQMKKWAQLVKEKEHLFFLGRGIDYAVALEGSLKLKEISYIHSEAYPAGELKHGTLALIEEGTPVVTLAVNEELYDKTFSNMIEVKARGAEVYGITWEGNRSMVHEASEVVFIPKTLPLFTPALTVIPLQLFAYYASVARGNDVDKPRNLAKSVTVE, encoded by the coding sequence ATGTGTGGAATTGTCGGCTATATTGGTCCACGTCAAGCCCAGGAAGTCTTACTTCGTGGCTTAGAGCGTTTGGAATATCGCGGTTATGATTCAGCAGGTATTGCTGTGATACAAGGCAAATCAATTGAAGTCGTGAAAGGGATCGGCCGCGTGGCTGCATTACGCCAGCGCTTAGCTGATCATCCGCTTACAGAGGGAACTGTGGGAATTGGACACACCCGTTGGGCTACCCATGGCGCACCTAGTGAACGGAACTCACATCCCCATTATAGTGCGAGCCGTCGCTTTGTCCTTGTGCATAATGGGATTATCGAGAACTATGTTGAGTTGAAGGAAGAGCTGATCGAGAAGGGCTATACCTTTGCTTCTGACACGGACTCAGAAGTGGTAGCTCATCTCCTCGATGAGCTCTATGATGGCGATGTAGTTCGTACAGTCCAAAAGGTGATTCAACGTCTAGAGGGTGCCTATGCCTTAGGAATTCTCTCCGTTCATGAACCAGATAGATTGATCGCGGTTCGTCATGCCAGTCCCTTGGTGATTGGTGCTGGGAAGGGTGAGAATTATATCGCTTCAGATATCTCTGCCCTCTTAGAATATACGCGAGACATGATCATCTTAGAGAATGGCGAAATGGCTGTTCTCACCGCAGATGGTGTAGAGGTGATGACCACCGCAGGTAAACCAGTGGCACGGACACCCATGCATATCGATTGGGATATGAAGCAAGCGGAGAAGGAAGGATTTGACCACTTCCTTATTAAAGAGATCCATGAACAGCCTAAGGCGTTCCATGACACCATGAGCGGTCGTGTTGATCTGGCTACGAAGCGGATTAAGCTAGAGAATGAGTTGAAGATGACCTCAGCAGACTGGGAGAAGATCGATCGGATCTATGTGGTAGCATGCGGTACCTCCTATCATGCAGGTCTCGTAGGGAAGCGGGTATTCGAACAGCTCTTAAGGATCCCAGTAGAAGTAGAGGTCGCCTCTGAATTCCGCTATCGTGATGTACTAGTAACCGATCATACTCTTGTCATCGTGATTAGCCAATCGGGTGAGACTGCTGATACTCTAGCAGCCATGCAGATGATCAAGGCAAAGGGTGCGAAGGTACTGGCCATCACCAATGTGGTGGCAAGCTCAGTAGCCCGTGAAGCCGATGAGGTCCTCTATACATGGGCAGGTCCAGAGATCTCGGTAGCATCGACGAAGGCATACACCTCACAATTATTGGTTCTCTATATGCTAGGACTCTATGTAGCGCAGATCCGTGGTACGCTTACAGCTGAGACTGTAGCAGACTATGTAACCCATCTTGAACAGCTCCCTGCTCAGGTGGAGAAGCTGCTTGAAGCTGGACCTCAGATGAAGAAATGGGCGCAATTAGTGAAGGAGAAGGAGCATCTCTTCTTCCTTGGCCGTGGTATTGACTATGCCGTTGCCCTAGAAGGCTCCCTCAAGCTGAAGGAGATCTCCTATATTCATTCTGAAGCCTATCCTGCTGGCGAGTTAAAGCACGGTACCTTGGCTCTCATTGAGGAAGGAACTCCCGTAGTTACCCTAGCAGTGAATGAGGAACTCTATGATAAGACATTTAGCAATATGATCGAAGTGAAGGCACGTGGTGCAGAAGTATATGGCATCACATGGGAAGGTAATCGTAGCATGGTGCATGAAGCCAGCGAAGTGGTCTTCATTCCAAAAACCTTGCCACTCTTCACACCAGCCCTCACCGTCATTCCATTACAGCTCTTCGCCTACTATGCATCCGTTGCCCGTGGCAATGACGTAGATAAGCCAAGAAACTTAGCAAAGAGCGTAACGGTAGAGTAA
- the glmM gene encoding phosphoglucosamine mutase, whose product MGKYFGTDGVRGIANRQLTAEMAYRLGRFGGYILTKGKENPRILVGRDTRISGPMLEHALLAGLMSVGIEVMRLGVISTPGVAYLTRALDACGGIMISASHNPYSDNGIKFFGPDGYKLSDAEEASIEALLDAEEDQVIRPTGDKIGTVIDYLEGVQKYLQYLKTTVDHSFEGLKIVVDCANGSASSMALHLLADLGADVVTIGCSPNGTNINDGVGSTHPERLQEEVMKQNANLGLAFDGDADRLIAVDHEGKIVDGDHIMAICAIALKEREQLKKNTLAATVMSNLGLFEAMKAHGIETVQTKVGDRYVMEALRAGGFNLGGEQSGHIIFLDYATTGDGLLTAIQLVNIIQEKKSSLSKLAEVMTQYPQILVNVKVKEKQGWEENATIQSEIEAVKAELGNTGRLLVRPSGTEALIRVMAEGPDEEQLKQVVNRVADAIRRELA is encoded by the coding sequence ATGGGTAAATATTTTGGTACGGATGGAGTACGAGGTATTGCCAATCGCCAATTGACTGCGGAGATGGCATATCGCTTAGGCCGCTTCGGTGGCTACATCTTAACGAAAGGGAAAGAGAATCCTCGGATCCTCGTGGGAAGAGACACACGTATTTCTGGCCCCATGTTGGAGCATGCGTTACTAGCAGGGCTCATGTCAGTAGGCATTGAAGTGATGCGCCTCGGTGTGATCTCCACACCAGGGGTTGCTTATCTTACACGGGCATTAGATGCATGTGGAGGCATCATGATCTCTGCCTCCCATAATCCCTACTCTGACAATGGCATTAAGTTTTTCGGCCCCGATGGCTATAAGCTAAGCGATGCAGAAGAAGCGAGCATTGAAGCACTCCTAGATGCTGAAGAGGATCAAGTGATTCGCCCTACCGGGGACAAGATCGGAACTGTCATCGATTATCTTGAAGGGGTTCAGAAGTATCTTCAATATTTAAAGACAACGGTTGACCATTCCTTTGAAGGACTGAAGATTGTGGTAGACTGTGCCAATGGCTCTGCATCTTCCATGGCGCTTCATCTCCTTGCTGATTTAGGTGCTGATGTGGTCACCATTGGCTGTAGTCCTAATGGCACCAATATCAATGATGGAGTAGGATCCACACATCCTGAACGTCTTCAGGAGGAAGTGATGAAGCAGAATGCGAATCTAGGTCTCGCCTTTGATGGCGATGCCGATCGCCTCATTGCCGTGGATCATGAAGGAAAGATCGTGGATGGCGACCACATCATGGCGATCTGTGCCATTGCCTTAAAGGAACGGGAGCAATTGAAGAAGAATACATTGGCTGCTACCGTGATGAGTAATCTGGGGTTATTTGAAGCAATGAAGGCTCATGGAATTGAGACTGTACAGACGAAGGTAGGAGATCGCTACGTCATGGAAGCTTTACGTGCTGGCGGCTTCAACCTGGGTGGTGAGCAATCTGGACATATCATTTTCCTCGATTATGCCACCACTGGTGATGGATTACTTACAGCGATTCAGCTGGTGAATATTATACAGGAGAAGAAGAGCTCCTTAAGTAAACTGGCTGAGGTGATGACTCAATATCCACAGATCTTGGTCAATGTGAAGGTAAAGGAGAAGCAGGGCTGGGAAGAGAATGCTACGATTCAAAGTGAAATTGAAGCGGTGAAGGCGGAGCTAGGTAATACAGGACGTTTGTTGGTTCGTCCTTCTGGTACAGAGGCGCTGATCCGTGTTATGGCAGAAGGCCCTGATGAAGAACAACTGAAGCAGGTTGTGAATCGAGTGGCAGATGCTATTCGTCGAGAATTAGCCTAG
- a CDS encoding CdaR family protein encodes MNQSWWKRNWLDNWGYKAVSLLLAIMLWMIVNLNATEPTPPQDNYTLTDRDVTVQLTAKYDEDKYTIMDLPQMVSLHIEGTRNAVSQAVNTLDQKEIYVDLTQLEAGSFMVPVQVEGFAEGLKVRANPQKVKVVLEKKVTKQMNVVVDYIGNVPEGYKLGEPIIQPTKVNITAAAEQLDRVAVVQAVINVKGKTEQLEATVPLRAVDAYGNVVDVQITPQVVDVTLPITSPYKELPIKLTWSNQPKAGFAVKDITCDPQTVTVYGPTEELDQLEYYEVPAIDLANISADRQIQLPLSLVNGVSKVEPAQLNIYVDVEPEVTLYMDDVSTRVNGLRDGYKVEWLTPANGTISLTLYGTNENLVSLREDDVQSYIDVSNLPEGVHKLPVHVNLPPFVTAQPSLHELSVKIVKLEQEENNG; translated from the coding sequence ATGAATCAATCATGGTGGAAACGTAATTGGTTGGACAACTGGGGGTATAAAGCGGTATCCTTATTGTTGGCAATCATGCTCTGGATGATTGTGAACTTAAATGCAACGGAACCGACTCCACCTCAGGATAATTACACGTTAACGGATCGGGATGTAACGGTCCAATTAACAGCCAAATATGATGAGGATAAGTATACCATTATGGATCTACCGCAAATGGTCAGCCTGCATATTGAAGGTACGAGGAATGCTGTATCACAAGCGGTGAATACATTGGATCAGAAGGAGATTTATGTCGATTTAACGCAGCTAGAGGCGGGATCATTCATGGTCCCTGTACAAGTGGAAGGCTTCGCTGAGGGGCTAAAGGTTCGCGCCAATCCACAGAAGGTTAAGGTCGTTCTGGAGAAGAAAGTGACGAAGCAGATGAACGTGGTGGTAGATTATATCGGCAATGTTCCAGAAGGCTATAAGCTGGGCGAACCGATTATCCAACCGACCAAGGTGAATATTACCGCTGCTGCAGAGCAATTGGATCGTGTTGCCGTTGTTCAAGCTGTCATCAATGTGAAAGGGAAGACCGAACAATTAGAGGCAACCGTGCCACTACGAGCTGTGGATGCTTATGGCAATGTGGTGGATGTCCAGATCACACCACAAGTAGTTGATGTAACCTTACCGATCACCAGTCCCTATAAAGAATTACCCATTAAGCTAACATGGAGTAATCAACCGAAAGCGGGTTTTGCGGTGAAGGATATCACATGTGATCCGCAAACCGTCACGGTCTATGGACCAACAGAGGAATTGGATCAACTGGAGTATTATGAAGTGCCTGCCATTGACTTGGCCAACATCAGTGCAGATCGGCAAATCCAATTACCGCTTTCTTTAGTCAATGGAGTAAGTAAGGTGGAACCAGCTCAGCTAAACATCTATGTAGATGTAGAACCTGAAGTAACGCTTTACATGGATGATGTATCCACTCGGGTGAATGGCCTGCGTGATGGTTATAAGGTGGAATGGTTGACCCCAGCCAATGGAACCATTTCACTCACATTATACGGTACTAATGAGAATCTAGTCAGTTTACGAGAAGATGATGTCCAATCCTATATCGATGTGAGTAACCTACCCGAAGGAGTTCATAAGCTTCCAGTTCATGTGAATTTACCACCGTTTGTTACCGCACAGCCATCACTTCACGAACTTTCAGTGAAGATTGTGAAATTGGAACAGGAGGAGAACAATGGGTAA
- the cdaA gene encoding diadenylate cyclase CdaA has protein sequence MDGVKEFFTVSLQYLDDMVDILIITFIIYKFLMLIRGTRAVQLLKGILVIFGVWLLSLYFNLRTLQWLMSEVFTLGVLGIIILFQPELRKGLEQLGRGRFFPRAGQMEEDQLEKVVNHITDAVTYMAKRRIGSLIILEQETGITEQVETGIPVDGNITSQLLINIFIPNTPLHDGAVIIRQDRIVAAACYLPLSENPTISKELGTRHRAALGITEISDAVAVVVSEETGQISICRNGHITRDYDKESLREALKAELTPENPVPHVFQRKGGEEQ, from the coding sequence ATGGATGGAGTCAAAGAGTTCTTCACGGTCTCATTACAATATCTTGATGACATGGTTGATATCCTAATCATCACCTTCATCATTTATAAATTCTTGATGCTGATCCGGGGTACCCGAGCTGTTCAGTTGCTCAAAGGGATTCTGGTCATCTTTGGTGTCTGGTTACTCAGTCTATACTTCAATCTCCGTACACTACAATGGCTCATGTCTGAGGTATTTACATTAGGTGTGCTAGGGATTATTATTCTCTTTCAACCAGAGCTACGGAAAGGCCTTGAACAGTTAGGCCGTGGTCGCTTCTTCCCACGGGCTGGTCAAATGGAAGAGGATCAGCTGGAGAAAGTGGTGAACCATATTACCGATGCGGTGACCTATATGGCGAAACGGCGGATTGGTTCATTGATTATTCTCGAACAGGAAACAGGAATCACAGAACAGGTGGAGACGGGTATTCCTGTAGATGGGAATATCACCTCCCAACTTTTAATTAATATCTTTATTCCCAATACTCCACTTCACGATGGTGCTGTGATTATTCGTCAGGATCGAATCGTTGCAGCGGCTTGCTATTTACCGCTTTCCGAGAATCCTACCATCAGTAAGGAATTGGGAACACGTCACCGTGCAGCATTAGGGATTACAGAAATATCCGATGCTGTGGCCGTAGTTGTCTCAGAAGAGACGGGTCAGATCTCCATCTGCCGCAATGGTCATATTACTCGGGACTATGATAAAGAGAGCTTACGAGAGGCATTAAAAGCCGAATTAACACCGGAGAACCCAGTCCCCCATGTCTTTCAGCGTAAGGGGGGAGAGGAACAATGA
- a CDS encoding zf-HC2 domain-containing protein → MLTCEQVHRMMHQYLDGDLPEAEQVLLRRHLQTCTTCEAHLRQLEKTIALVRSIPQPRVSEDFTERLMQQLPQPKRKRNWQSRFKQHPILAAAAIFFLLMAGSTFGTWYERDPQFQVTTDNMANLELLEVDKENHIIRIPAGTKLNGNILVQNGTVEVEGEVAGDVVVIDGKMVLASTASITGNAEQIDQIFEWVWYHMKNTWKKVF, encoded by the coding sequence ATGTTAACCTGTGAACAAGTCCATAGAATGATGCACCAATATCTTGATGGAGACTTGCCTGAAGCAGAACAGGTCTTGTTACGTCGGCACCTGCAAACTTGTACAACATGTGAGGCTCACCTACGGCAGTTGGAGAAAACCATCGCCCTTGTACGAAGTATACCTCAGCCCCGAGTTAGTGAAGACTTCACGGAGCGGCTGATGCAGCAGTTACCTCAACCAAAACGAAAGAGAAATTGGCAAAGCCGTTTTAAACAGCATCCCATCCTTGCGGCAGCAGCGATTTTCTTTCTCCTAATGGCAGGAAGTACATTTGGCACCTGGTATGAACGGGATCCACAATTCCAGGTAACTACGGACAATATGGCCAACCTAGAGCTTTTAGAGGTGGACAAAGAGAACCATATTATCCGGATACCCGCTGGTACAAAACTAAATGGCAATATCCTAGTACAGAATGGAACAGTAGAAGTTGAGGGAGAAGTTGCAGGGGATGTGGTTGTCATCGATGGGAAGATGGTGCTTGCCTCTACAGCCTCCATTACAGGGAATGCAGAGCAGATTGATCAGATTTTTGAATGGGTTTGGTATCATATGAAGAATACTTGGAAAAAGGTGTTCTAA
- the sigW gene encoding RNA polymerase sigma factor SigW, translating into MEYLEKQLIQSAKDGDQVAFKELVEIYKDKVFQLAYRMLNNRHDAEDIGQETFLRVYANLSRYDGEHKVSTWIYRIATNLCIDRLRKKKPSVHLDASQGEEGLDWYSRLVSNERTPEQQTLTTELQGMVQEAISQLPDKYRMVIILRYIDDLSLQEISDVLNLPVSTIKTRIHRGREALRKKLRVVL; encoded by the coding sequence ATGGAATATCTGGAGAAACAACTCATACAGTCGGCGAAAGATGGGGATCAAGTAGCATTTAAAGAATTAGTTGAGATCTATAAGGATAAGGTCTTTCAACTAGCCTACCGAATGCTTAATAATCGTCATGACGCAGAGGATATCGGGCAAGAGACCTTCTTGCGGGTCTATGCTAACCTCTCGCGCTACGATGGAGAGCATAAGGTTTCAACTTGGATCTATCGGATCGCTACCAACTTATGTATCGATCGTCTTCGTAAAAAGAAGCCTAGTGTTCACTTGGACGCTTCACAGGGAGAAGAGGGATTGGATTGGTACTCTCGCCTCGTCTCCAATGAGCGTACACCTGAACAGCAAACGCTAACGACGGAATTACAAGGGATGGTCCAAGAGGCGATCTCGCAGCTGCCCGATAAGTATCGGATGGTGATTATTCTGCGTTATATTGATGATCTCTCTTTGCAGGAGATCAGTGATGTGCTAAACTTACCAGTCTCCACAATCAAAACACGAATTCACCGTGGGCGCGAAGCTTTACGGAAGAAGTTAAGGGTGGTTCTGTAG
- a CDS encoding beta C-S lyase family protein, which produces MQRFPQMKPILPEATYLMWVDFSQLGMNSEELRHWLVHCAGLGFNDGPSFGTGGTGFQRVNFGTPRSFIMEAIERLDTAITELKI; this is translated from the coding sequence ATGCAACGTTTTCCTCAGATGAAGCCCATATTACCGGAAGCTACATATTTAATGTGGGTAGATTTTTCACAGCTGGGTATGAATAGTGAGGAGCTACGACACTGGTTGGTGCATTGCGCAGGTCTAGGTTTTAATGATGGTCCTTCCTTTGGTACAGGGGGGACAGGATTTCAACGGGTTAATTTTGGTACGCCCCGTTCTTTTATTATGGAGGCCATAGAGCGTCTTGATACAGCCATTACAGAACTCAAGATCTAA
- a CDS encoding aminotransferase class I/II-fold pyridoxal phosphate-dependent enzyme has translation MQQLVDLCLRYRVTLVSDEVHADLVYAPHQHTVTATIGSEIAQQSITFFAPSKTFNIEGLQTAYAVIPNPELREKFIAARRGMQGGNLFGYVATEAAY, from the coding sequence TTGCAGCAGCTAGTGGATCTCTGCCTACGGTATAGAGTGACACTTGTCTCCGATGAAGTCCATGCTGATCTTGTGTATGCACCTCATCAACATACGGTTACTGCTACAATAGGATCAGAAATTGCGCAACAAAGCATCACCTTCTTTGCACCGAGCAAAACCTTTAATATAGAGGGCTTACAAACAGCCTATGCTGTCATTCCTAATCCAGAGCTACGGGAGAAGTTTATCGCTGCTCGGCGTGGGATGCAGGGGGGTAATCTTTTTGGATATGTAGCCACGGAAGCTGCGTATTGA
- a CDS encoding OsmC family protein translates to MDATITWKGQMAFESEVPSGQKVMMDSKPEFGGQNLGASPMELVLSGVGGCTGIDIVQVLTKMRLNIEHFDMEVKAERAEEHPKRFTKIHIHYRLQGADLPIEKVQRAVDLSRDKYCSVAHSLNAELTTSFEVNGVVVGERNL, encoded by the coding sequence ATGGACGCAACGATCACCTGGAAAGGGCAAATGGCTTTTGAAAGCGAAGTGCCCAGTGGACAGAAAGTGATGATGGATAGCAAGCCAGAGTTCGGTGGGCAAAATCTTGGTGCAAGCCCCATGGAGCTAGTGCTCAGTGGTGTTGGAGGCTGTACTGGCATCGATATCGTACAGGTTCTAACGAAGATGCGCTTGAACATCGAACACTTTGATATGGAAGTGAAGGCGGAGCGGGCAGAAGAGCATCCGAAGCGTTTTACTAAAATTCATATTCATTATCGCTTACAGGGTGCGGATCTACCCATCGAGAAGGTACAACGTGCTGTAGACCTCTCCCGCGATAAATACTGCTCAGTGGCCCATTCCTTGAATGCAGAACTGACCACCTCCTTCGAAGTAAATGGTGTAGTCGTAGGAGAACGTAACCTGTAG
- a CDS encoding stage II sporulation protein M, which translates to MGRWLQSIRHYKRQFWLAAALLTTAAFIGYFSYEWLITTYEDQFKQLIQPVEEAANKIKEEPTFMKAFTTIFMNNLLASAFIIGSGILFGIIPLVSMVSNGLILGIVLKTGALAGYHPVDVFITSILPHGIFELTAVFLAAALGMHLGWLIIQTIAILWRKQGQRVKLAYLQYFADLPRVFIVIIALLFVAAMIESSLFINAI; encoded by the coding sequence ATGGGGAGATGGCTTCAATCCATACGCCACTATAAGCGTCAATTCTGGCTCGCTGCAGCTCTATTAACTACAGCAGCCTTTATCGGCTATTTTTCCTACGAATGGCTGATTACGACCTATGAAGATCAATTCAAGCAGCTCATTCAACCAGTAGAAGAAGCGGCCAATAAGATTAAGGAAGAGCCTACCTTTATGAAGGCCTTTACCACGATCTTCATGAATAACCTGCTAGCTAGTGCATTTATTATTGGTTCGGGCATCTTGTTCGGTATCATTCCGCTTGTTAGCATGGTTTCCAATGGCTTGATACTAGGGATTGTTTTGAAAACAGGTGCTCTGGCAGGCTATCATCCAGTCGATGTCTTCATTACAAGTATCTTGCCCCATGGGATCTTTGAATTGACTGCGGTCTTCTTGGCTGCTGCTCTAGGTATGCATCTAGGCTGGCTGATTATTCAGACCATCGCCATTCTTTGGCGGAAGCAGGGTCAGCGTGTAAAGCTTGCTTATCTGCAATACTTTGCTGATTTACCCCGTGTTTTTATTGTGATCATCGCCTTACTTTTTGTCGCTGCGATGATCGAGTCCTCTCTATTTATTAATGCGATCTAG
- the pdaB gene encoding polysaccharide deacetylase family sporulation protein PdaB: MNLFWVIHVKRIKQTLVILVALIFALGVTMLEREAIHVFSNEENPQAIYKVDTKEKIIALTFDISWGEERASNILDVLQEKEVKQATFFLSAPWANAHPEIVKRIVDAGYEIGSHGYRHVKYSRLEPDEIRNELRKAHRILKEVSGQEPRVLRLPDGDFDKRVLKIAGDLQYTVIQWGTDSQDWLNPGVDQITQNVLQNTHPGDIILFHASDTAKQTAQALSSIIDQLRQQGYQFITVSSLIEGVKTESPTPTQSK, encoded by the coding sequence TTGAATCTCTTTTGGGTAATTCATGTAAAACGTATTAAACAAACCTTGGTGATCCTAGTCGCCCTCATCTTTGCACTGGGTGTAACCATGTTAGAGCGAGAAGCCATCCATGTCTTCTCCAATGAAGAGAATCCACAGGCTATCTATAAGGTGGATACGAAGGAAAAAATCATCGCGCTCACCTTTGACATTAGCTGGGGAGAAGAACGAGCTTCCAATATCCTTGATGTTCTACAGGAGAAGGAAGTGAAGCAGGCCACCTTCTTTCTCTCCGCACCATGGGCCAATGCCCATCCTGAGATTGTGAAGCGAATCGTTGATGCTGGCTATGAGATCGGTTCCCATGGCTATCGTCATGTAAAGTATTCCCGTTTAGAGCCTGATGAAATTCGGAATGAACTAAGAAAGGCCCATCGCATCCTTAAGGAGGTGTCCGGGCAGGAGCCCCGTGTCCTTCGGCTGCCTGATGGCGACTTTGATAAGCGTGTATTAAAGATCGCAGGCGATCTACAGTATACGGTGATCCAGTGGGGTACCGATTCCCAGGACTGGCTAAATCCTGGCGTTGATCAGATCACCCAGAATGTTCTACAGAACACTCATCCTGGTGATATTATTCTCTTCCATGCCAGTGATACTGCGAAACAAACGGCTCAAGCACTGTCCAGTATCATCGATCAGCTTCGGCAGCAAGGCTACCAGTTCATCACCGTCTCCTCCCTCATCGAAGGGGTGAAAACAGAATCACCTACCCCGACACAAAGCAAATAA
- a CDS encoding KinB-signaling pathway activation protein, producing MTLRKWFSFYLSTLLVGALASFVTGALLLWRDTNVFQTGGVDLAYGLFTFTYMGLIYATLSHMGFFAYLTVHYFAIGLFRSIKLLAGVQVVIILFTIFDLIYFRMTIFSFSFEETLPLVIALLFFGLIIAYLKTRETNMANFFSTLFVMVVITAVELVPAMQIAPTQQGVVTQSVVAMLIPLLATNAWQVMRLHRILPRKSHEEQPPVQMIKQS from the coding sequence TTGACATTACGCAAGTGGTTCTCATTCTATCTAAGTACATTATTAGTAGGTGCATTGGCCTCCTTCGTTACAGGAGCTTTGCTATTATGGCGTGATACCAATGTATTTCAGACCGGGGGAGTTGATCTTGCCTATGGATTGTTTACCTTCACCTACATGGGATTAATCTATGCTACACTGAGCCACATGGGCTTTTTCGCATACTTGACCGTTCATTACTTTGCCATCGGACTCTTTCGCAGCATCAAGCTACTAGCCGGGGTTCAGGTGGTCATCATTCTTTTTACCATCTTTGATTTAATCTACTTTCGTATGACCATTTTCTCCTTCTCCTTCGAAGAGACCTTACCATTGGTTATTGCATTGCTCTTTTTCGGCTTGATCATCGCATATCTTAAGACGCGAGAGACCAATATGGCTAATTTTTTCTCCACACTTTTTGTGATGGTTGTCATTACTGCCGTTGAACTGGTACCAGCAATGCAGATTGCACCCACTCAACAGGGGGTGGTTACGCAATCCGTGGTGGCTATGCTGATTCCTTTATTAGCCACCAATGCATGGCAAGTGATGAGGCTGCATCGTATTCTCCCTCGAAAAAGCCATGAAGAACAGCCACCAGTCCAGATGATTAAACAGAGCTAA
- the gerD gene encoding spore germination lipoprotein GerD, with protein sequence MKRCIATVGLFLLFLVSGCASAEHTQMDYKAIKQMVVDVLQTEEGKKAIQKIMTEPEMKQKILLDEETMKKTIEETLISPKNQEQFSKTMKDPKFAEALGKAFKKENKTLLKDLMKDPEYQMMVQDTMKDPEFEKHLIDLTKTPAYRQQLMTVLKESLQSPLFRAELLELMKKAQEELSKPEQQGGGGSSGGGSSGGRGGS encoded by the coding sequence ATGAAACGATGCATTGCGACAGTTGGCCTCTTCCTTCTCTTCCTCGTCTCAGGATGCGCATCCGCTGAACATACTCAGATGGATTATAAAGCAATTAAACAGATGGTAGTGGATGTCCTTCAAACAGAGGAGGGGAAAAAAGCGATTCAAAAAATCATGACTGAGCCAGAAATGAAGCAGAAAATTCTGCTCGATGAAGAGACAATGAAAAAAACCATTGAAGAAACCTTAATCTCTCCGAAGAACCAAGAGCAATTTAGTAAGACAATGAAAGACCCCAAATTTGCTGAAGCCTTAGGTAAAGCCTTTAAAAAAGAGAATAAAACCTTACTCAAGGACTTAATGAAAGATCCGGAATACCAGATGATGGTGCAAGATACCATGAAGGACCCGGAATTTGAAAAACATCTCATTGATCTAACCAAGACCCCAGCCTACCGTCAGCAATTGATGACAGTGCTGAAAGAATCCCTCCAAAGTCCACTTTTTCGAGCTGAACTCCTAGAACTGATGAAAAAAGCCCAAGAAGAGTTGAGTAAGCCTGAACAACAAGGTGGTGGCGGATCCTCTGGCGGTGGTTCAAGTGGCGGTAGGGGTGGCAGTTAA